The Ananas comosus cultivar F153 linkage group 2, ASM154086v1, whole genome shotgun sequence genome contains a region encoding:
- the LOC109725706 gene encoding protein indeterminate-domain 14-like produces the protein MLSSDSPAPGGAADISASAAAASPHPFPSLHITTTTTTTTTTAATKRKRRPAGTPDPDAEVVSLSPRTLLESDRYVCEICNQGFQRDQNLQMHRRRHKVPWKLLKREGGAGGEGAGAEARKRVFVCPEPSCLHHDPCHALGDLVGIKKHFRRKHSTHRQWVCAKCSKAYAVQSDYKAHLKTCGTRGHSCDCGRVFSRVESFIEHQDQCTAGRAGARADLPSAATAVQLANARRIRHQAQVELSRAIALRDHAVKQINATLLQITCCSCKSRFRAKVASCRPDDDNSLAASYVSSAVTGGEDAKNREHNNKVAKMAAT, from the exons ATGCTCAGCTCCGACTCGCCGGCCCCGGGCGGTGCCGCCGACATCTCCgcatccgccgccgcggcctctCCCCACCCCTTCCCTTCTCTCcacatcaccaccaccaccaccaccaccaccaccaccgccgccaccaAGAGAAAACGACGGCCGGCCGGAACTCCGG ACCCGGACGCGGAGGTGGTGTCGCTGTCGCCGCGGACGCTGCTGGAGTCGGACCGGTACGTGTGCGAGATCTGCAACCAGGGGTTCCAGCGGGACCAGAACCTGCAGATGCACCGGCGGCGGCACAAGGTGCCGTGGAAGCTGCTGAAGCGCGAGGGCGGCGCGGGGGGCGAGGGGGCCGGCGCGGAGGCGCGGAAGCGGGTGTTCGTGTGCCCGGAGCCGAGCTGCCTGCACCACGACCCCTGCCACGCGCTCGGCGACCTCGTCGGGATCAAGAAGCACTTCCGCCGCAAGCACAGCACCCACCGCCAGTGGGTCTGCGCCAAGTGCTCCAAGGCCTACGCCGTGCAGTCCGACTACAAGGCCCACCTCAAGACCTGCGGCACCCGCGGCCACTCCTGCGACTGCGGCCGCGTCTTCTCCAG GGTGGAGAGCTTCATCGAGCACCAGGACCAATGCACTGCCGGCCGGGCCGGGGCCAGGGCCGATCTCCCGTCGGCCGCGACGGCCGTCCAGCTCGCGAACGCGCGGCGGATCCGGCACCAGGCACAGGTGGAGCTCAGCCGCGCCATCGCCCTCCGCGACCACGCCGTGAAGCAAATCAACGCCACCTTGCTGCAGATCACCTGCTGCTCCTGCAAGAGCCGGTTCCGCGCCAAGGTCGCGAGCTGCAGGCCTGACGACGACAATTCGCTCGCCGCCAGCTACGTGTCGTCGGCGGTGACCGGCGGGGAGGACGCGAAGAATCGTGAGCACAATAATAAGGTGGCGAAAATGGCTGCCACGTAG